A genome region from Geobacter pickeringii includes the following:
- a CDS encoding ATP synthase subunit I, producing the protein MAAKIDENNVFAAVTKGSWALLGLLTVTGYVLQSPRFAAGVAAGGTLALANYYWLMSILRRILHQQPTQPVRYAQVRYLLRLTLIAIALYLLIVRAHIDIMGLFVGLSIIAAVIVVLSFYMYATKGE; encoded by the coding sequence ATGGCGGCAAAGATAGACGAGAATAATGTCTTCGCCGCGGTCACGAAGGGAAGCTGGGCACTCCTCGGGCTACTTACGGTTACCGGGTATGTGCTGCAGTCGCCTCGTTTTGCGGCAGGAGTTGCCGCGGGCGGGACCCTGGCCCTCGCGAACTACTACTGGCTGATGAGCATTTTACGAAGAATTCTCCATCAGCAGCCAACCCAGCCGGTTCGCTATGCCCAGGTGCGATATCTGCTCAGGCTGACGCTGATTGCCATTGCGCTTTATCTTCTGATAGTCCGTGCCCATATCGACATTATGGGGTTGTTTGTCGGCCTGTCCATAATTGCTGCGGTGATCGTCGTCCTTTCGTTTTACATGTACGCCACTAAAGGAGAGTAA